A window from Malassezia restricta chromosome I, complete sequence encodes these proteins:
- a CDS encoding F-type H+-transporting ATPase subunit O — MASRFVPRVCNQARGYASQAAVRPPVQIEGLAGKYAMAAYTSALTKGEKNLSKVESDLRYFHDILKSDSPDASKLRSFLTNPTVSSQTRTTTVSELLAKQKGGADELTSNLFDALSQNGRLGLTEKVIEGFLELTSAHRGEVIITITSAKPLDKSIASRLESTLKGSQFASTNGAKSVKFDYKVNSSLQGGITVDLGDRSVDLSVANRVNKLNALLRESI; from the exons ATGGCGTCTCGTTTTGTGCCTCGTGTGTGTAACCAG GCTCGTGGATATGCCTCCCAGGCTGCTGTGCGCCCTCCGGTCCAGATCGAGGGTCTAGCTG GCAAGTACGCTATGGCTGCGTACACGTCGGCTCTCACCAAGGGTGAGAAGAACCTCTCGAAGGTGGAGTCTGACCTGAGGTACTTCCACGATATTCTCAAGTCCGACTCGCCTGACGCTTCGAAGCTGCGTTCGTTCCTCACCAACCCAACAGTATCGTCGCAGACAAGGACGACGACCGTGAGCGAGCTACTTGCCAAGCAAAAGGGCGGTGCTGACGAGCTCACGTCGAACCTCTTTGACGCTCTCTCGCAGAACGGCCGTCTTGGTCTCACGGAAAAAGTGATTGAAGGCTTCCTCGAGCTCACGAGCGCCCACCGTGGCGAGGTCATCATCACGATCACAAGCGCCAAGCCGCTCGACAAGTCCATCGCCTCGCGTCTCGAGTCGACTCTCAAGGGCTCGCAGTTTGCCTCGACGAACGGCGCCAAGAGCGTCAAGTTTGACTACAAGGTGAACTCGTCGCTCCAGGGTGGTATCACGGTGGACCTCGGCGACCGTTCCGTCGATCTCTCCGTTGCCAACCGTGTGAACAAGCTCAACGCTCTCCTGCGTGAGTCGATCTAG
- a CDS encoding ribonuclease HI has protein sequence MAKRKAFVAYGVRVGRHPGVYSTWDQCKAQVEGYARAQFKGFATTEEAEAYVQGRTPAKKHRVDAAIPNTQGIDGHAPIIVYTDGSTLGNGRDHPSAGYGVYWADPAHHSLNRAERLWQGEQTNNRAELMAILTAIKLHPDKSRPLQICTDSLYAMQCLQTWMPKWKERGWKTLLNQDVKNRDLLESIEAAMNTCRYRPSFTHIRGHAGHHGNEMADQLANQGARITDT, from the coding sequence ATGGCGAAGCGCAAAGCATTCGTAGCCTACGGCGTACGTGTAGGACGCCATCCGGGTGTGTACAGCACGTGGGATCAATGCAAGGCCCAAGTGGAAGGGTACGCACGTGCGCAGTTCAAAGGTTTCGCTACGACCGAGGAGGCAGAGGCGTACGTGCAGGGTCGCACGCCCGCGAAAAAACACCGAGTTGATGCTGCTATACCCAACACGCAAGGCATCGACGGTCACGCTCCGATCATCGTGTACACGGACGGATCGACACTCGGCAATGGCCGAGATCATCCGTCGGCGGGCTACGGCGTGTACTGGGCCGACCCCGCCCACCACAGCCTCAACCGCGCCGAGCGTCTCTGGCAAGGCGAGCAGACCAACAATCGCGCTGAGCTCATGGCCATCCTCACGGCCATCAAGCTCCATCCGGACAAGTCGCGTCCGCTCCAGATTTGCACCGACAGTCTGTACGCGATGCAGTGCCTGCAAACGTGGATGCCAAAATGGAAAGAACGAGGCTGGAAGACGCTTCTCAATCAAGATGTCAAGAATCGCGACCTACTCGAGTCGATTGAGGCTGCGATGAACACATGCCGGTACCGCCCCTCGTTCACGCATATCCGCGGACATGCTGGACACCACGGCAACGAGATGGCGGACCAGTTGGCCAACCAGGGTGCGCGAATCACAGACACATAA
- a CDS encoding DNA excision repair protein ERCC-1: MASAEAQARRPQLQIRGAQSSSSILVNSCQRGNPMLPHIKGVAWEYADIVPDYQVGLSSGVLFLSLKYHRLHPEYIYTRIQNLAHMYTLRVLLILCDVSDHQPAIRELTKAAVIHRLVIMVAWSAEEGARYLETYKAFEQKPPDLIRARVGEDPMSILQSVLTQVRGINKADVLTLATRYHSFYDMVRQTPEQLLVLPGMGDRKARSLAQAFREPFRADGAKNEQKPAEASWEDALPDHFESLPEEEQLRIAMQLSMESS, from the coding sequence ATGGCCTCCGCTGAGGCGCAAGCGCGGCGTCCACAGCTGCAAATTCGGGGCGCGCAGTCATCCTCCTCCATCCTCGTGAATAGCTGCCAGCGTGGAAATCCGATGTTGCCGCATATTAAGGGTGTGGCGTGGGAGTACGCCGATATTGTGCCAGACTATCAAGTGGGCTTGTCGAGTGGTGTGCTTTTCCTAAGTTTAAAGTACCATCGTCTGCATCCGGAGTACATTTATACACGCATCCAAAATCTTGCTCACATGTACACTCTACGCGTACTGCTCATTCTGTGTGATGTATCTGACCACCAACCGGCTATTCGAGAGCTGACCAAAGCCGCCGTGATTCACCGGCTCGTGATCATGGTGGCATGGTCAGCCGAAGAAGGCGCGCGGTATCTCGAAACATATAAGGCTTTTGAGCAAAAGCCACCTGACCTGATTCGTGCTCGTGTGGGTGAAGATCCCATGAGCATCCTACAGTCCGTCCTGACACAAGTGCGCGGTATCAATAAGGCAGATGTGCTGACACTCGCTACTCGCTACCATTCGTTTTATGATATGGTCAGACAGACACCTGAGCAGCTTCTCGTGCTGCCAGGCATGGGCGATAGAAAGGCACGAAGTTTGGCACAGGCGTTTCGAGAGCCATTTCGGGCCGACGGCGCGAAAAACGAGCAAAAGCCCGCGGAGGCATCCTGGGAAGACGCTCTGCCCGACCATTTTGAGTCTTTGCCTGAAGAAGAGCAATTGCGCATCGCCATGCAGCTGAGCATGGAGTCATCGTAA
- a CDS encoding NADPH-ferrihemoprotein reductase, with protein sequence MGGYALWLVSAVVGVLTLYFLRGIFASKEPDVPTIEDDGDGAHFVERLQQQKKRIIIFFGSQTGTAEEYAVRIAREIKSRYGTSPMVVDPESEEMDKLDLLPEDCVAVFVMATYGEGDPTDNAVGMTEFLMSDDVAFQNGSTLENLHYVAFGLGNSTYEYFNEAIRRLDKRLQELGAHRIGERGEGDDEKGLEDDYMLWKDPMFEELAAYLGLEEGATGDLSDFAVTELDEAPSKLYEGEYHPRGLNGMLGNHDARNPYPAPVVHSRELFHEGTASRSCVHMEFDIKGTGITYQHGDHLGVWPSNPEVQVERFLSVLGLWEKRGTPISVKSLDPQLAKVPFPVPTTYEAIARYYLDINALASRQALSSFAPFAPHEAARAELLRLGKDRDYFRERVSDHSFKIAQVLQLVAGDSLADEDIPKSTHWSLPFDRIISCIPRLSPRYYSISSSPKLSPDHIHITVVGLRYTPPLAVVDTFGLASNFVSAVKMAMHNETPALGDPRYGAPVYQLDGPKGKYLSTSDEGHKAVKVPIHVRRSTFRLPTSTKVPIIMVGPGTGVAPFRSFVQERVSTARRARDKLGPDALSDWAHLHLYYGCRRRDEDFLYRDEWDEYAKELDNKLKLRLSLSREVFKPDGSKLYVQDLIWEDREYIADAILNKRGYVYICGEGKGMCHDVEHTLARILGEAKGADEEVGRQELKLLHDKNRMMLDVWS encoded by the coding sequence ATGGGTGGCTATGCACTCTGGCTCGTGTCTGCGGTAGTTGGTGTGCTCACGCTCTACTTTCTACGCGGAATATTTGCTAGCAAGGAGCCAGACGTCCCCACTATCGAAGATGACGGCGATGGTGCTCACTTTGTCGAACGACTGCAACAGCAAAAAAAGCGCATTATCATTTTCTTCGGCTCACAAACGGGTACAGCTGAGGAGTATGCTGTGCGCATTGCACGCGAAATCAAGTCTCGTtacggcacgtcgccgatGGTGGTCGATCCCGAGTCGGAAGAGATGGATAAGCTGGACTTGTTACCCGAAGACTGTGTGGCCGTGTTTGTGATGGCCACATACGGCGAGGGTGATCCTACAGATAATGCTGTCGGCATGACAGAGTTTCTCATGTCGGATGACGTCGCATTCCAGAATGGATCGACTCTCGAGAACCTGCACTACGTCGCCTTCGGGTTGGGTAACAGCACGTACGAGTACTTCAACGAGGCAATTCGTCGTCTAGACAAGCGCCTGCAGGAGCTGGGTGCTCACCGCATCGGTGAGCGTGGTGAGGGAGATGATGAAAAAGGGCTCGAGGACGATTACATGCTCTGGAAAGACCCCATGTTTGAGGAGCTCGCTGCTTACTTGGGCCTTGAGGAGGGCGCGACCGGTGACTTGTCTGACTTTGCGGTGACAGAATTAGACGAAGCACCGTCTAAGCTGTACGAAGGAGAATACCACCCACGCGGCCTCAatggcatgctcggcaACCACGATGCTCGGAACCCTTACCCTGCGCCCGTGGTGCACTCACGTGAGCTGTTCCACGAGGGGACGGCATCGCGGTCGTGTGTGCATATGGAATTCGATATCAAGGGCACGGGTATTACATACCAGCACGGCGATCACCTGGGCGTATGGCCTAGCAACCCTGAGGTACAAGTGGAGCGCTTCTTGTCGGTGCTGGGTCTCTGGGAGAAGCGAGGCACGCCGATCTCCGTCAAGTCGCTTGACCCACAGCTGGCCAAGGTGCCCTTCCCGGTGCCGACGACCTATGAAGCCATTGCGCGCTACTACCTAGACATTAATGCCCTGGCCAGTCGTCAGGCTCTGTCATCGTTTGCGCCATTTGCACCGCATGAGGCAGCTCGCGCAGAGCTGCTCCGGCTGGGCAAGGACCGCGACTACTTCCGCGAACGTGTGTCGGACCACTCGTTCAAAATCGCACAGGTGCTGCAGCTTGTGGCAGGCGACTCGTTGGCCGACGAAGATATCCCCAAATCGACGCACTGGTCGTTGCCGTTTGACCGCATTATTTCGTGCATCCCGCGCCTATCGCCTCGCTACTACTCCATCTCGAGTAGTCCGAAACTCTCGCCGGACCACATTCACATCACCGTCGTGGGCCTGCGATACACGCCTCCACTCGCAGTCGTGGACACCTTTGGTCTGGCGTCCAACTTTGTGAGTGCTGTCAAGATGGCCATGCATAATGAAACACCGGCCCTGGGTGACCCCCGCTATGGAGCCCCTGTATACCAACTGGACGGGCCCAAGGGCAAGTACCtgtcgacgagcgacgaggGCCACAAGGCCGTCAAAGTGCCCATTCACGTGCGTCGCTCCACGTTCCGTCTGCCGACGTCTACGAAGGTGCCGATCATCATGGTCGGCCCGGGCACGGGTGTGGCGCCTTTCCGCTCTTTTGTGCAGGAACGTgtgtcgacggcgcgccgcgcgcgcgacaaGCTGGGCCCCGATGCACTGAGCGACTGGGCCCACCTGCACCTGTACTACGGctgtcgtcgtcgcgatGAAGACTTTTTGTATCGCGACGAATGGGATGAGTATGCGAAGGAGCTCGACAACAAGCTCAAGCTTCGTCTTTCGCTCTCGCGCGAGGTGTTCAAGCCCGACGGCTCGAAGCTGTATGTCCAGGACCTCATTTGGGAAGACCGCGAGTACATTGCCGACGCGATCCTCAACAAGCGGGGCTATGTGTACATTTGTGGCGAGGGCAAGGGCATGTGCCATGATGTCGAGCACACCCTCGCGCGCATCTTGGGTGAGGCCAAGGGCGCTGACGAAGAGGTGGGCCGACAGGagctcaagctgctgcacgataAGAACCGCATGATGCTGGATGTGTGGTCGTAG
- a CDS encoding translation initiation factor 3 subunit C, translating to MSSRFFRAISDSESDSSEEEELLSDEEQTQVKSSTKKGGDSDEDSDEDEDEDSDEDSDEGDAPASSAPRKPMSRFMRDADDSDSESEEEAPKVIKSAKDKRLDEFHASVHSIENAQRIDDWITISKEFDMLLRLCDRQRTLNEVIPPAYIKCMASLETFLAESLANKEATKKMKAPNAKAMNGMKSKVKKIVKENETAIQQYREDPAGYEAKVQEAQTTTAMPEVPQLKPKAAATAPVVAPSVEAEDSADFQTVGPGGKAVMTSEALFKGLTAVLEARGRKSTDRNEQISTLTKLYEGAQTPYQRIRVLLTLVAARFDYSTSANTYMPVDMWKQAREELNTLLRVLFENLAYLVLEETDDYDDEVERKPNENGEGAFVPIRGSVVSFIDRLEDEFTKSLQNIDPHATEYVERLCDEKLLYQTIVFGQSYFETVLAQPLPEKMAHTVAEPLRRCVMRRLELIYSKQDVIIDALETSTREALPDLPASRIVPPFDSSRSDGAMQLVHALCVYLYERIDDASERQRTRAILCHVYHHALHADYHVARDRFLMSHLQESIHMADAETQILYNRVLVQLGLCAFRVGLVRECHTALQEILATGRFKELLAQGVSKGTMYNSVSTEQEKFDRQRQLPFHMHINLELLECVYLVSSMLLEVPNMAYAGSDLELRKKVISRPFRRMLDYTDRLVFSGPPENTRDHIMQASKALQSGEWKRCVELIQSIKIWKLLPQKDAILEVFARHIQQEGLRTYLFNFVSYYDALSLTHLATMFELPVSTVRSIISRMIWNDELPASIDPIHNVVVFRRTELNRVQQLSLALAERANGMLEQNEWLLDAKTDDHTRPGQHGSGDRQGGAAGDADDRRDGRRKGGRGGRGGGRVPLQSHVLSQKA from the coding sequence ATGTCGAGCCGATTCTTCCGTGCGATTTCTGACTCGGAATCTGATTCTTCTGAGGAGGAAGAGCTGCTGTCGGATGAGGAGCAGACCCAGGTGAAGTCGAGTACAAAAAAGGGAGGCGATAGTGATGAGGACAgcgacgaagacgaggacgaagacAGTGATGAGGACAGCGATGAGGGCGACGCCCCAGCCTCGTCCGCACCTCGCAAGCCGATGTCTCGATTTATGCGGGATGCTGATGACAGTGACAGTGAGAGCGAGGAGGAAGCTCCGAAGGTGATCAAGAGTGCGAAAGATAAGCGTCTGGACGAGTTCCACGCCAGTGTGCACTCCATTGAAaacgcgcagcgcatcgacgactGGATTACGATATCGAAAGAATTTGATatgctgctgcgcttgTGTGATCGACAGCGCACGCTTAATGAGGTGATCCCTCCTGCGTACATCAAATGTATGGCGTCCTTGGAAACCTTCCTTGCCGAGAGCCTAGCGAACAAGGAGGCTacgaagaagatgaaggCCCCGAATGCTAAGGCGATGAATGGTATGAAGTCCAAGGTCAAGAAGATTGTGAAAGAGAACGAGACTGCGATCCAGCAGTACCGTGAGGATCCAGCTGGCTACGAAGCCAAAGTCCAAGAGGCTCAGACCACTACGGCCATGCCAGAGGTGCCGCAACTGAAGCCCAAGGCAGCCGCGACAGCGCCtgtcgtggcgccgtcCGTGGAGGCGGAAGATAGCGCCGACTTCCAGACGGTGGGCCCCGGTGGCAAGGCGGTCATGAcgtccgaggcgctgtTCAAGGGTTTGACGGCGGttctcgaggcgcgtggaCGTAAGAGTACGGATCGTAATGAGCAGATCAGCACGCTGACCAAGCTGTACGAGGGTGCGCAGACGCCGTACCAGCGCATCCGTGTGCTGCTGACCCTCGTGGCTGCTCGCTTCGACTACAGTACGTCGGCCAATACGTATATGCCCGTGGATATGTGGAAACAGGCGCGTGAAGAGCTCAACACGCTGCTTCGAGTGCTGTTTGAGAACTTAGCCTACTTGGTGCTTGAGGAGACCGATGACTATGACGACGAAGTCGAGCGCAAGCCGAACGAGAATGGCGAAGGCGCGTTTGTGCCGATCCGTGGTAGTGTGGTATCGTTCATTGACCGTCTGGAGGACGAATTCACGAAGAGCTTGCAGAATATTGACCCGCATGCGACCGAGTACGTTGAGCGCTTGTGCGATGAGAAGCTGCTGTATCAGACGATCGTATTCGGCCAGAGCTACTTTGAGacggtgctggcgcagccCTTACCTGAGAAGATGGCGCACACCGTCGCTGAGCCGCTTCGTCGCTgtgtgatgcgccgcctaGAGTTGATCTACTCGAAGCAGGATGTGATCATTGACGCTCTGGagacgtcgacgcgcgaggcgctgccggatctgcctgcatcgcgcatTGTGCCACCGTTCGACAGTAGCCGCAGCGACGGTGCCATGCAGCTGGTGCACGCTCTGTGTGTGTACTTGTATGAGCGTATTGACGACGCCAGTGAGCGCCAGCGTACGCGTGCGATCTTGTGCCATGTGTATCACCACGCCTTGCATGCCGACTACCATGTGGCGCGCGATCGTTTCTTGATGAGTCACCTGCAAGAGTCGATCCACATGGCGGATGCCGAGACGCAGATCCTGTACAACCGTGTGTTGGTGCAGCTGGGTCTATGTGCGTTCCGTGTGGGTCTGGTCCGTGAATGTcacacggcgctgcaggagATCCTCGCCACAGGCCGCTTCAAGGAGTTGCTCGCGCAGGGTGTGTCGAAGGGCACCATGTACAACAGCGTTTCGACGGAGCAGGAGAAATTCGATCGCCAGCGTCAACTGCCTTTCCACATGCACATCAacctcgagctgctcgagtgCGTGTACCTCGTGTCGAGCATGTTGCTCGAGGTACCTAATATGGCGTACGCTGGCTCGGacctcgagctgcgcaaaaaGGTGATTTCTCGGCCGTTCCGTCGCATGTTGGACTACACGGACCGGCTTGTGTTCTCAGGCCCGCCGGAGAACACGCGGGACCATATCATGCAGGCGAGCAAGGCGCTCCAAAGCGGCGAGTGGAAGCGGTGTGTTGAGCTGATCCAGTCGATCAAGATCTGGAAGCTGCTCCCGCAGAAAGACGCCATCCTTGAGGTCTTTGCCCGGCATATCCAGCAGGAAGGCCTGCGAACATATCTGTTCAACTTTGTGTCGTATTACGACGCGCTCTCGCTCACGCATCTCGCCACCATGTTTGAGCTGCCTGTGTCGACGGTGCGCTCGATCATCAGCCGCATGATCTGGAacgacgagctgcctgCGTCGATCGACCCGATCCACAACGTGGTCGTGTTCCGCCGCACGGAACTTAaccgtgtgcagcagctgtcgTTGGCGCTTGCTGAGCGTGCGAatggcatgctcgagcagaaTGAGTGGCTCCTGGACGCCAAGACGGATGATCATACCCGCCCGGGCCAGCACGGCAGCGGCGACCGgcaaggcggcgcagcgggcGATGCGGACGATCGCCGTGATGGTCGCCGCAAgggcggccgtggcggccgtggcggtGGTCGTGTCCCGCTTCAGTCGCATGTACTTAGTCAAAAAGCCTAG
- a CDS encoding regulatory subunit for Cdc7p protein kinase encodes MSLGPHRPTARLPFSAKNVFHEQSPSAKPESGVVGTPPKKRAVPLDDVHVRNMPEYSKRKRSHAYLYDASMRGSDTQGSVAISPPHPTTTRIDRSTRVSREERYQREQQKAQSQRQWKVAFGRAFPKFVFYLDGLDEAQTRTFSPQIAQLGASVEDFFSRSVTHVVTTRSIPLVRDEKENSAPTERRKRKHDGSGIAPPRIVMPTAPPAGVPLHSDRNPMDEWTQPLPANDLLYKAQHFGMKIWRIEKLEHILSLLLADDAPAGMGAEPEQRQALSEMLMQEKLHGTTERDPLAMRSDVHYFGKQSYHILVTDATGEHRPVLVQEYDRHAHEGTGRPPPWPELHGDVEGRGLFVYVDPKERKRLAQLEPRPQGQPTLRRTASMHLPLARPLPATPELMASDNSMALASTVASTTSTTLTSQTAGVSSTQPDKRVLELHRRLHTPVERPKDGHGVIVQRMLHGLMEGRDPTLRRSRSTGSVPRKAQQARDKKPGHCENCRCRFDDFYEHTRSRRHRKFALDESNFVSIDELLQRVQREPAGVSQWSDYADDRLPQDDTQHTPPS; translated from the coding sequence ATGTCGCTCGGCCCGCATCGACCTACAGCTAGGCTGCCATTCAGCGCGAAGAATGTATTTCACGAGCAGAGCCCGAGCGCCAAGCCCGAGTCGGGCGTGGTGGGGACGCCACCCAAAAAACGAGctgtgccgctggacgatgtgcaCGTTCGCAATATGCCCGAGTACAGCAAGCGAAAGCGCTCACACGCGTACTTGTATGATGCCTCGATGCGTGGGAGTGATACACAGGGCAGCGTGGCGATATCACCGCCGCACCCTACCACCACGCGGATTGATCGATCCACGCGCGTGAGCCGCGAAGAGCGGTAtcagcgcgagcagcaAAAGGCGCAGTCGCAGCGGCAGTGGAAAGTGGCCTTTGGCAGAGCGTTTCCCAAGTTTGTGTTTTACTTGGATGGCCTGGATGAGGCACAGACGCGCACATTTTCGCCGCAGATCGCCCAGCTGGGCGCCAGCGTAGAAGACTTTTTCTCGCGCAGCGTGACACACGTCGTTACGACGCGCAGTATACCTCTTGTGCGTGACGAAAAAGAGAATAGCGCGCCTACCGAGcggcgcaagcgcaagcaCGATGGCAGCGGCATTGCGCCACCGCGCATAGTGATGCCAACGGCGCCTCCCGccggcgtgccgctgcacTCTGATCGGAATCCGATGGACGAGTGGACGCAGCCTCTTCCTGCCAATGATCTCTTGTACAAGGCCCAGCACTTTGGCATGAAAATATGGCGCATCGAAAAACTCGAACACATCCTCTCCCTCCTCCTCGCTGACGATGCCCCCGCGGGCATGGGTGCGGAGCCGGAGCAGCGACAAGCCTTGTCTGAGATGCTCATGCAGGAAAagctgcatggcacgacAGAGCGTGATCCGCTGGCCATGCGCAGTGACGTGCACTACTTTGGCAAGCAATCATACCATATCCTCGTCACCGACGCCACAGGCGAGCACCGCCCCGTTCTGGTGCAAGAGTATGACCGGCATGCCCACGAAGGCACCGGCCGGCCACCACCATGGCCCGAACTGCATGGCGATGTCGAGGGACGCGGGCTCTTTGTCTACGTCGACCCCAAGGAACGCAAGCGACTCGCACAGCTCGAGCCTAGGCCCCAGGGGCAGCCTACACTCCGCCGCACCGCGTCGATGCACCTTCCACTTGCGCGTCCGCTGCCTGCTACGCCCGAACTTATGGCGTCAGATAACAGCATGGCCCTCGCGTCCACTGTGGCATCTACGACCTCCACGACGCTCACGTCGCAGACAGCcggcgtgtcgagcacgcAGCCCGACAAGCGCGTGCTGGAACTGCATCGCCGTCTGCACACGCCGGTGGAGCGGCCGAAAGACGGGCATGGTGTGATCGTacagcgcatgctgcacGGGCTTATGGAAGGCCGCGATCCCACGCTTCGTCGCTCGCGGAGTACCGGCAGTGTCCCGCGCAAGGCACAGCAGGCACGCGATAAAAAGCCAGGGCACTGCGAGAACTGTCGGTGCCGTTTTGATGACTTTTACGAACATACACGCAGTCGCCGGCACCGCAAGTTTGCGCTGGACGAGAGCAACTTCGTCAGCATCGACGaactgctgcagcgcgtaCAGCGCGAACCGGCGGGGGTATCGCAATGGAGCGACTACGCCGACGACCGCCTACCCCAGGACGACACACAACATACCCCTCCTAGCTAG
- a CDS encoding protein transport protein YIP1, with protein sequence MSTEWLAAFGTGGLPGEPTLMEELDINFPHIMDKSLAVLNPFHQYSPDHNKDAHLMDDTDLAGPLLFCFVFGVLLLFSGKSQFGYVYGVGLMGVISIYLLLNLMSEGGIDASRVTSVLGYCLLPLCLLSAINVFVKLNGVFGFVISPLFILWCCTSASGIFVSILNLQNQRFLVAYPVGLFYACFALLSVFDVGSAK encoded by the coding sequence ATGTCGACGGAGTGGCTTGCGGCCTTTGGCACGGGTGGGCTCCCAGGTGAGCCCACATTGATGGAAGAACTTGATATCAATTTTCCCCATATCATGGACAAATCGCTCGCTGTGCTGAATCCGTTCCACCAGTATTCGCCAGACCACAACAAGGACGCGCATTTGATGGATGATACCGACTTGGCGGGTCCTCTGCTGTTTTGCTTCGTGTTTGGTGTCTTGCTACTCTTTTCTGGCAAGTCCCAGTTTGGTTACGTGTATGGCGTCGGACTTATGGGGGTGATTTCGATTTACCTCCTCCTCAACCTCATGTCGGAAGGCGGAAtcgatgcatcgcgcgTCACGAGCGTGCTCGGCTACTGCCTGCTTCCACTGTGTCTTCTCAGTGCTATTAACGTGTTTGTCAAGCTGAATGGCGTTTTTGGTTTCGTGATATCCCCACTATTTATATTATGGTGCTgcacgtcggcatcggGCATTTTCGTGTCGATCCTCAACTTGCAAAACCAACGCTTCCTCGTCGCGTACCCCGTGGGTCTCTTTTATGCATGCTTTGCTCTACTAAGTGTATTTGACGTCGGATCAGCCAAGTAA
- a CDS encoding ribosome biogenesis protein NSA2 yields MPQNEYIEEHIKRHGRRLDHEERMRKREARGAHKSAAMARKTIGLKAKMMNKKRRAEKVQMKKTIKQHEERDVKKSTAPSEPETALPTYLLDREGQKDAKALSGAVKERRKDKAARYSVPLPQVRGIAEDEAFRVVKTGKRKQNGWKRMVTKATFVGDNFTRKPPKLERFIRPTGLRFKKAHITHPDLKATFQLPIIGVKKNPQSPMYTQLGVLTKGTIIEVNVSDLGMVTAGGKVVWGKYAQITNNPENDGCVNGVLLMSS; encoded by the coding sequence ATGCCTCAGAACGAGTACATTGAGGAACATATCAAGCGTCATGGACGTCGTCTTGATCATGAAGAACGCATGAGAAAGCGTGAagcacgaggtgcgcaCAAATCCGCTGCTATGGCTCGCAAGACCATTGGTTTGAAGGCCAAGATGATGAACAagaagcgccgcgctgAAAAGGTGCAAATGAAGAAGACCATCAAGCAGCACGAGGAGCGGGACGTAAAGAAGTCGACTGCGCCAAGCGAGCCAGAAACGGCACTACCTACTTACTTGCTTGATCGTGAGGGCCAGAAggatgccaaggcactcTCTGGCGCTGTGAAAGAGCGCCGTAAAGACAAGGCGGCTCGGTACTCGGTCCCCTTGCCGCAGGTTCGTGGTATCGCTGAAGACGAAGCATTCCGGGTTGTCAAGACAGGCAAGCGCAAGCAGAATGGATGGAAGCGTATGGTCACGAAGGCCACGTTCGTGGGTGACAACTTTACTCGGAAGCCACCCAAGCTGGAGCGCTTTATCCGTCCCACGGGTCTACGTTTCAAAAAGGCACATATCACGCATCCTGATTTGAAAGCCACGTTCCAATTGCCGATCATTGGCGTGAAAAAGAACCCGCAATCTCCGATGTACACGCAGCTGGGTGTTCTGACCAAGGGCACGATCATCGAAGTCAACGTCTCAGATCTCGGTATGGTGACAGCGGGCGGTAAAGTGGTATGGGGTAAGTATGCACAAATCACCAACAACCCCGAAAATGATGGATGCGTGAATGGCGTGCTTCTCATGTCGTCCTAA